From Argopecten irradians isolate NY chromosome 2, Ai_NY, whole genome shotgun sequence, the proteins below share one genomic window:
- the LOC138315214 gene encoding nuclear transport factor 2-like produces the protein MAQDPQLNEFAQQFLKTYYTILDGPADSRAGIAQLYNDACQMTYEGQKFDGKNAVAAKFASLSSIASMVHDITSFDVQMVNEATIMIAVLGQFKTNDQEHALGFMQTFLVKGEGGSFTIIDDIYRLALFNNVG, from the exons ATGGCGCAAGATCCTCAGTTAAATGAATTCGCACAACAATTTCTTAAAACATATTATACTATTTTAGATGGACCTGCAGATAGCAGGGCAGGGATTGCCCAACTTTACAAT GATGCTTGTCAGATGACATATGAAGGTCAAAAGTTTGACGGAAAAAATGCTGTGGCTGCGAAATTCGCT agtTTGAGCAGTATAGCAAGTATGGTGCATGATATTACATCTTTTGATGTACAGATGGTAAACGAAGCAACAATTATGATAGCTGTTCTGGGACAATTCAAG ACAAATGATCAGGAACATGCCCTTGGATTTATGCAGACTTTCCTTGTGAAGGGTGAAGGCGGAAGTTTCACGATAATAGATGACATTTATCGACTTGCATTGTTTAACAACGTTGGCTGa